The proteins below are encoded in one region of Hordeum vulgare subsp. vulgare chromosome 3H, MorexV3_pseudomolecules_assembly, whole genome shotgun sequence:
- the LOC123443537 gene encoding 50S ribosomal protein 5 alpha, chloroplastic: protein MALLLSPTVSFLAPSPSPSSSSAPRARALSSSTATATATSNNVAPYHASRLQCKTTASVSHVSRAKKVPVVVHASAEAGATDAAEQPEKPKPAASIEDMPLQSKQQMILEQRARMKVAKKLRQRRRRLVQKRRLRKKGSWPPSKMKKLKNV from the exons ATGGCGCTCCTCCTGTCCCCAACCGtctccttcctcgccccctccccctccccctcctcctcctccgctcctCGTGCCCGAGCTCTctccagctccaccgccaccgccaccgccaccagcaaCAATGTCGCCCCTTACCACG CCTCGAGACTTCAGTGCAAGACTACCGCCTCAGTCAGCCATGTTTCTCGTGCCAAGAAGGTGCCTGTGGTTGTCCACGCCTCTGCAGAGGCCGGTGCAACTGATGCGGCGGAGCAACCAGAGAAGCCAAAACCAGCGGCTTCGATCGAGGACATGCCGCTCCAGTCCAAGCAGCAGATGATCCTGGAGCAGAGGGCACGGATGAAGGTGGCGAAGAAGCTGAGACAGCGGCGCAGGCGGCTCGTCCAAAAGAGGCGGCTGAGGAAGAAGGGCAGTTGGCCGCCGTCCAAGATGAAGAAGCTCAAGAACGTCTGA